A window of Pedococcus aerophilus contains these coding sequences:
- a CDS encoding PD-(D/E)XK nuclease family protein, giving the protein MQQGSPVGSGSAGQGAFVQESFGGMPRRLFRASPSRLLAWVDCPRRYRMQYLDRPSPPPRAQRAHTSVGTAVHNALRDWWDLPQAQRTPEAGAELVRTSWIDAGFRDPDQSLEWRERAQGQVRSYLDDVDPADQPLGIERTVSLKTEQIALQGRIDRLDDRGSELAVVDYKTSRWEPTDDDARTSLPLALYAAAAWKMFRRRCVRVELHHLPSGAVASHEHTGESLQRKIAEAESIARDARRAEDDYAEFGVDSGRFPATVGPLCQWCDFRAHCPAGQAVGPEKSGWAALENPVRTPT; this is encoded by the coding sequence ATGCAGCAGGGGAGCCCCGTCGGGTCGGGTAGCGCAGGGCAGGGCGCGTTCGTGCAGGAGTCCTTCGGGGGTATGCCGCGTCGCCTGTTCCGCGCGAGCCCGAGCCGGTTGCTGGCGTGGGTCGACTGCCCGCGCCGCTACCGCATGCAGTACCTCGACCGTCCCAGCCCGCCGCCGCGGGCCCAGCGCGCCCACACCTCGGTGGGCACGGCCGTGCACAACGCCCTGCGCGACTGGTGGGACCTCCCGCAGGCGCAGCGCACCCCGGAGGCGGGGGCCGAGCTCGTGCGGACCTCGTGGATCGACGCGGGGTTCCGGGACCCCGACCAGTCCCTGGAGTGGCGCGAGCGCGCCCAGGGGCAGGTCCGTTCCTACCTCGACGATGTCGATCCCGCCGACCAGCCGCTCGGCATCGAGCGGACGGTGTCGCTCAAGACCGAGCAGATCGCGCTCCAGGGACGCATCGACCGGCTCGACGACCGGGGCAGCGAGCTCGCCGTCGTGGACTACAAGACCAGCCGGTGGGAGCCCACCGACGACGACGCCCGGACCTCGCTCCCGCTCGCCCTGTATGCCGCCGCGGCCTGGAAGATGTTCCGTCGCCGGTGCGTGCGGGTCGAGCTGCACCACCTGCCCAGTGGCGCGGTGGCCAGCCACGAGCACACGGGGGAGTCGCTCCAGCGCAAGATCGCCGAGGCCGAGTCGATCGCGCGGGACGCCCGCCGGGCCGAGGACGACTACGCCGAGTTCGGGGTGGACTCGGGGCGCTTCCCGGCGACCGTCGGACCGCTCTGCCAGTGGTGCGACTTCCGGGCACACTGCCCGGCAGGTCAGGCCGTCGGGCCCGAGAAGTCGGGCTGGGCCGCCCTGGAGAACCCGGTCAGAACTCCCACCTGA
- a CDS encoding MarC family protein, whose protein sequence is MNDIVDLQVLGSVFVTLFVIMDPPGALPIFLALTGTLTQKQKIAAARRASLVALGVIVVFAVFGQQILTYLHISLPALQGAGGLLLLLVALQLLTGSEQEQHADAGVNVALVPLGTPLLAGPGAIVATMLAVQSADGANEYAAVALGLVATMFVVWLFFRFAGQVHRVLKDSGTVLITRIAGLLLSAIAVQMVADSVRAFVSGTA, encoded by the coding sequence GTGAACGACATCGTCGACCTGCAGGTGCTGGGCTCGGTCTTCGTGACCCTGTTCGTCATCATGGACCCGCCCGGGGCCCTGCCGATCTTCCTCGCGCTGACCGGCACGCTGACCCAGAAGCAGAAGATCGCGGCGGCCCGTCGCGCCTCCCTCGTCGCCCTGGGCGTCATCGTGGTCTTCGCCGTCTTCGGCCAGCAGATCCTGACCTACCTGCACATCTCGCTGCCTGCCCTCCAGGGCGCCGGTGGCCTCCTGCTCCTCCTGGTCGCGCTCCAGCTGCTCACGGGTTCGGAGCAGGAGCAGCACGCCGACGCGGGTGTCAACGTCGCGCTGGTGCCGCTCGGCACGCCGCTGCTCGCCGGTCCCGGCGCGATCGTCGCGACGATGCTCGCGGTGCAGAGCGCGGACGGGGCCAACGAGTACGCCGCCGTGGCGCTCGGGCTCGTCGCGACGATGTTCGTCGTGTGGCTGTTCTTCCGGTTCGCCGGGCAGGTGCACCGGGTGCTCAAGGACAGCGGCACCGTCCTCATCACCCGCATCGCCGGACTGCTGCTCTCCGCGATCGCCGTGCAGATGGTCGCGGACAGCGTGCGGGCCTTCGTCAGTGGCACCGCCTAA
- a CDS encoding PHP domain-containing protein, whose amino-acid sequence MLIDLHTHSSASDGTQPAADVVRSAAEAGLDVVALTDHDTYAGWPAAVDAAVELGVGLVRGVEISCTHRGISVHLLGYLVDPEHPELAAELARAKDSRETRVERMVAAMSADGIPVTLEQVRSLAGEGATLGRPHIADALVDSGVIRTRDEAFEDLLRNGSRYYASHYAPDPVRAVQLVRAAGGVPVMAHPFANGRGWTVGDEVIEAMARAGLGGLEAAHRDHTPREQAHAVDLAAQLGLLTTGSSDYHGTGKQNVLGENTTDPEVLAAIEDQARSGTGVVRA is encoded by the coding sequence GTGCTCATCGACCTCCACACCCACTCCTCGGCGAGCGACGGCACCCAGCCCGCTGCCGACGTGGTCAGGTCGGCCGCCGAGGCCGGTCTCGACGTGGTGGCACTGACCGACCACGACACGTATGCCGGGTGGCCGGCTGCCGTCGACGCCGCGGTGGAGCTGGGCGTGGGTCTGGTCCGGGGCGTCGAGATCTCGTGCACCCACCGCGGCATCAGCGTCCACCTCCTCGGCTACCTCGTCGACCCCGAGCACCCGGAGCTGGCTGCCGAGCTCGCCCGGGCCAAGGACTCGCGCGAGACCCGGGTCGAACGCATGGTGGCCGCGATGTCCGCCGACGGCATACCGGTCACGCTCGAGCAGGTGCGCTCGCTGGCCGGTGAGGGAGCAACTCTCGGCCGCCCGCACATCGCCGACGCCCTCGTGGACAGCGGGGTGATCCGCACCCGCGACGAGGCCTTCGAGGACCTGCTGCGCAACGGCAGCCGGTACTACGCCTCGCACTACGCCCCGGACCCCGTCCGAGCCGTGCAGCTCGTCCGTGCCGCAGGGGGAGTGCCGGTGATGGCCCACCCGTTCGCCAACGGGCGCGGCTGGACCGTGGGTGACGAGGTCATCGAGGCGATGGCGCGCGCCGGGCTCGGCGGACTCGAGGCCGCGCACCGCGACCACACCCCCCGCGAGCAGGCCCACGCCGTCGACCTCGCCGCGCAGCTGGGGCTGCTCACGACCGGCTCGAGCGACTACCACGGCACCGGCAAGCAGAACGTCCTCGGCGAGAACACCACGGACCCCGAGGTACTCGCCGCGATCGAGGACCAGGCACGGAGCGGGACCGGGGTGGTCCGGGCGTGA
- a CDS encoding YciI family protein yields the protein MKYVILIHSNPQPWGHPTADFLPQYEPLSAAEREQQGAEFDALLNDLSERGELVGGQALGDPRDARLFRYEGGRRKMTDGPYAETAEHFAGFFLIDVADQARAEEVAEQFSGPGETVELRPLAQ from the coding sequence ATGAAGTACGTCATCCTCATCCACTCCAACCCGCAGCCCTGGGGCCACCCCACGGCGGACTTCCTCCCGCAGTACGAGCCGCTCTCGGCAGCCGAGCGCGAGCAGCAGGGCGCCGAGTTCGACGCCCTCCTGAACGACCTCTCGGAGCGCGGTGAGCTCGTCGGAGGCCAGGCCCTCGGGGACCCCCGGGACGCGCGGCTGTTCCGGTACGAGGGCGGCCGCCGGAAGATGACCGACGGCCCGTATGCGGAGACCGCGGAGCACTTCGCCGGGTTCTTCCTCATCGACGTGGCCGACCAGGCCCGCGCCGAGGAGGTGGCCGAGCAGTTCAGCGGTCCGGGGGAGACGGTCGAGCTGCGCCCCCTCGCGCAGTAG
- a CDS encoding MaoC family dehydratase, which yields MATMQFGRSYEEFEVGAVYKHWPGKTVTEYDDHLFCLLTMNHHPLHLDANYAENTTQFKKNVVVGNYIYSLLLGMSVPDVSGKAIANLEVESLRHVAPTFHGDTIYGQTEVLDKWESTSKDDRGIVHVETKGYNQDGTLVCVFRRKVMVPKESYLAARGGEQPGRPELVEPAPTSKD from the coding sequence ATGGCCACCATGCAATTCGGACGCAGCTACGAGGAGTTCGAGGTCGGCGCGGTCTACAAGCACTGGCCCGGCAAGACGGTGACCGAGTACGACGACCACCTGTTCTGCCTCCTGACCATGAACCACCATCCCCTCCACCTCGATGCGAACTACGCGGAGAACACGACGCAGTTCAAGAAGAACGTGGTGGTCGGCAACTACATCTACTCGTTGCTGCTCGGCATGTCCGTCCCCGACGTCTCGGGCAAGGCCATCGCCAACCTCGAGGTGGAGTCACTGCGCCACGTCGCGCCGACGTTCCACGGCGACACGATCTACGGCCAGACCGAGGTCCTCGACAAGTGGGAGTCCACGTCCAAGGACGACCGCGGCATCGTCCATGTCGAGACCAAGGGCTACAACCAGGACGGCACCCTCGTCTGCGTCTTCCGCCGCAAGGTGATGGTGCCCAAGGAGAGCTACCTCGCGGCCCGCGGTGGGGAGCAGCCCGGCCGCCCCGAGCTCGTCGAACCGGCTCCCACCTCCAAGGACTGA
- the glpK gene encoding glycerol kinase GlpK: MADFVGAVDQGTTSTRFMVFDHSGAEVGRRQLEHEQIMPRAGWVEHSPLEIWERTQTVIASALAHLDLHASDLSALGITNQRETTVVWNRRTGRPLHNAIVWQDTRTDKIARALDQSGKGEVIRERAGIPPAAYFAAGKVQWILENVDGARQAAEKGEAVFGTVDTWLLWNLTGGTDGGVHVTDVTNASRTMLMDLRTLDWDDELLSFFDIPRSMLPEIRPSSDPAFYGTTRTGGPLGGEVPLAGDLGDQHAATVGQVCFSPGEAKNTYGTGNFMLLNTGEEIVRSESGLLTTVAYQFGDAKPVYALEGSIAVTGSAVQWLRDQLGIISGAGDVERLAKSVDDTGGLYFVPAFSGLFAPYWRPDARGAIVGMSRFNTGAHLARATLEAICYQSRDVADAMTKDSGVRLEVLKVDGGVTANGLCMQLQADILGVPVSRPVVAETTALGAAYAAGLATGFWSGTEELRANWQESQRWSPTWSDEQRTNGYAGWRKAVERTLDWVDVDEG, encoded by the coding sequence ATGGCCGATTTCGTTGGCGCAGTTGACCAGGGGACGACGAGCACGCGGTTCATGGTGTTCGACCACAGCGGTGCGGAGGTGGGCCGCCGCCAGCTCGAGCACGAGCAGATCATGCCCCGCGCCGGGTGGGTCGAGCACAGCCCGCTGGAGATCTGGGAACGCACCCAGACCGTCATCGCGTCGGCGCTGGCACACCTCGACCTCCACGCCAGCGACCTGTCCGCCCTCGGGATCACGAACCAGCGCGAGACGACCGTCGTGTGGAACCGCCGCACCGGCCGACCCCTGCACAACGCGATCGTCTGGCAGGACACCCGCACCGACAAGATCGCTCGCGCCCTCGACCAGTCGGGCAAGGGAGAGGTGATCCGCGAGCGCGCCGGCATCCCGCCCGCCGCCTACTTCGCCGCCGGCAAGGTGCAGTGGATCCTCGAGAACGTCGACGGGGCCCGCCAGGCAGCCGAGAAGGGGGAGGCGGTCTTCGGGACCGTCGACACCTGGCTGCTGTGGAACCTCACCGGCGGCACCGACGGCGGCGTCCACGTCACCGACGTGACCAACGCCAGCCGCACGATGCTCATGGACCTGCGCACCCTCGACTGGGACGACGAGCTGTTGTCCTTCTTCGACATCCCGCGCTCCATGCTCCCCGAGATCCGTCCCAGCTCCGACCCCGCGTTCTACGGCACGACGAGGACAGGCGGCCCGCTCGGTGGCGAGGTGCCCCTGGCCGGTGACCTCGGCGACCAGCACGCCGCCACAGTCGGCCAGGTCTGCTTCAGCCCCGGCGAGGCCAAGAACACCTACGGCACGGGCAACTTCATGCTCCTCAACACCGGCGAGGAGATCGTCCGCAGCGAGTCGGGGCTGCTGACCACGGTCGCCTACCAGTTCGGCGACGCCAAGCCGGTCTACGCCCTGGAGGGCTCGATCGCGGTCACCGGCTCGGCGGTCCAGTGGCTGCGCGACCAGCTCGGCATCATCTCCGGGGCCGGCGACGTCGAGCGTCTCGCCAAGTCGGTCGACGACACCGGTGGCCTCTACTTCGTCCCGGCCTTCTCCGGCCTCTTCGCCCCCTACTGGCGACCGGACGCCCGCGGCGCCATCGTCGGCATGTCGCGGTTCAACACCGGCGCCCACCTGGCACGAGCCACGCTCGAGGCCATCTGCTACCAGTCGCGGGACGTCGCCGACGCCATGACCAAGGACTCCGGTGTGCGTCTCGAGGTCCTCAAGGTCGACGGCGGCGTCACCGCCAACGGCCTCTGCATGCAGCTGCAGGCGGACATCCTGGGCGTTCCCGTCTCACGCCCGGTGGTCGCCGAAACCACCGCACTGGGTGCGGCCTACGCTGCTGGTCTGGCCACTGGCTTCTGGTCCGGCACCGAGGAGCTGCGCGCCAACTGGCAGGAGTCCCAGCGATGGTCGCCGACCTGGAGCGACGAGCAGCGCACCAACGGGTACGCCGGGTGGCGCAAGGCCGTGGAACGCACCCTGGACTGGGTGGACGTCGACGAGGGATAG
- a CDS encoding glycerol-3-phosphate dehydrogenase/oxidase: MSTGTSTGNTGATGTTGATDAAGTTRTAQATGLSPQARQRAIDALRSGEELELLVIGGGVVGTGTALDAVTRGLSTGLIEQRDFASGTSSRSSKLIHGGLRYLEMLDFTLVKEALQERGLLLTRLAPHLVRPVPFLYPLNHRVWERAYVGSGIALYDAMAMAASGGAGLPHHRHLTRRQALRLMPSLKSNALTGAVQYYDAQVDDARHTMELARTAAHYGAHVANRVAAIGFLRQGERVTGVRAIDKLTDEEFVINARQIVNATGVWTDDTQAMVGERGQFHVRASKGIHLVVPRDRIHSSTGLILRTEKSVLFVIPWGRHWIIGTTDTDWALDKAHPAATRADIDYILDHVNRVLQTPLTHEDVEGVYAGLRPLLAGESESTSKLSREHVVAHSAPGLVVVAGGKYTTYRVMAKDAVDEAVQAISRRVPPSTTDAVPLVGAVGYAAIWNQRHTLASEAGLHVARVEHLLRRYGVLTQEVLDLVRERPELGQPLEGAEDHLRAEVVYAASHEGALHLTDILTRRTRISIEAWDRGVSAAPVAAALVAPVLGWDEDRTAEEIAIYLGRVEAERVSQTMPDDASADEARRSGPDGTL; encoded by the coding sequence ATGAGCACGGGAACCTCCACCGGGAACACCGGCGCCACCGGAACGACCGGCGCCACCGACGCCGCGGGGACCACCCGCACGGCCCAGGCCACCGGCCTCTCGCCGCAGGCACGCCAGCGGGCCATCGATGCCCTCAGGTCCGGCGAGGAGCTCGAGCTGCTCGTCATCGGCGGCGGGGTCGTCGGCACCGGCACGGCCCTGGACGCCGTGACGCGTGGACTGTCCACCGGTCTGATCGAGCAGCGCGACTTCGCCAGCGGCACCTCGTCGCGGTCGAGCAAGCTCATCCACGGCGGCCTCCGCTACCTCGAGATGCTCGACTTCACCCTGGTCAAGGAGGCCCTGCAAGAGCGCGGCCTGCTGCTGACCCGACTGGCTCCCCACCTCGTGCGCCCCGTGCCGTTCCTCTACCCGCTCAACCACCGCGTGTGGGAACGCGCCTACGTCGGCTCGGGCATCGCCCTCTACGACGCCATGGCGATGGCGGCCAGTGGTGGCGCCGGCCTCCCCCACCACCGCCACCTGACCCGTCGCCAGGCGCTGCGCCTCATGCCCAGCCTGAAGAGCAACGCCCTCACCGGCGCGGTGCAGTACTACGACGCCCAGGTCGACGACGCCCGTCACACGATGGAGCTCGCCAGGACCGCCGCGCACTACGGCGCCCACGTCGCCAACCGCGTCGCCGCCATCGGCTTCCTGCGCCAGGGCGAACGCGTCACCGGGGTCCGGGCGATCGACAAGCTCACCGACGAGGAGTTCGTCATCAACGCCCGCCAGATCGTCAACGCGACGGGCGTCTGGACCGATGACACCCAGGCGATGGTCGGCGAGCGGGGCCAGTTCCACGTCCGGGCGTCCAAGGGCATCCACCTCGTCGTCCCGCGCGACCGCATCCACTCCTCGACCGGCCTGATCCTGCGCACCGAGAAGTCCGTGCTGTTCGTCATCCCGTGGGGCCGGCACTGGATCATCGGCACGACCGACACCGACTGGGCGCTCGACAAGGCGCACCCGGCGGCGACCCGCGCCGACATCGACTACATCCTCGACCACGTCAACCGCGTGCTCCAGACGCCGCTCACCCACGAGGACGTCGAGGGCGTCTACGCCGGGCTGCGCCCCCTCCTCGCCGGGGAGTCCGAGTCGACGAGCAAGCTCTCCCGCGAGCACGTCGTGGCCCACAGCGCCCCCGGTCTCGTCGTCGTGGCCGGCGGCAAGTACACGACCTACCGCGTCATGGCCAAGGACGCCGTCGACGAGGCCGTGCAGGCCATCTCGCGCCGGGTCCCGCCGTCCACCACCGACGCCGTCCCCCTCGTCGGGGCCGTCGGCTACGCCGCGATCTGGAACCAGCGCCACACCCTCGCCTCCGAGGCGGGGCTGCACGTCGCCCGCGTCGAGCACCTGCTGCGTCGCTACGGCGTGCTCACCCAGGAGGTCCTCGACCTCGTCCGGGAGCGTCCCGAGCTCGGCCAGCCGCTCGAGGGTGCCGAGGACCACCTCCGGGCCGAGGTCGTCTATGCCGCGTCCCACGAAGGCGCGTTGCACCTCACCGACATCCTCACCCGCCGCACCCGCATCTCGATCGAGGCCTGGGACCGTGGTGTCTCGGCGGCCCCGGTCGCCGCGGCCCTCGTCGCGCCCGTCCTCGGCTGGGACGAGGACCGCACGGCCGAGGAGATCGCGATCTACCTCGGTCGCGTCGAGGCCGAGCGCGTCAGCCAGACCATGCCCGACGACGCCTCCGCCGACGAGGCCCGCCGCAGCGGCCCCGACGGCACCCTCTAG
- a CDS encoding DNA topoisomerase IB produces the protein MARLRTVSPASRGWTRRRAGKGFTYLDADGARLPAADVERIRALVIPPAWENVWICPVPNGHIQAVGTDAAGRRQYLYHPDWRLKRDAAKFDRVLGAATRLPAARKRVLKDLALEGMPRGRAAAVAVRLLDLGYFRIGSDVYTEDNGSFGLTTLERQHVTRKGDVIVFCFVGKSGVEHCIEIDDTAAMEALDRLRKRRHASKRLLAYQDAKKWADLDASIVNAYLAELLGGEMTAKDFRTWHATVLAAVALRASDEPGDTKASRKRAIKAAVEEVASYLGNTPTIAKNSYIDPRVLDSYESGTVIAVDPSRYRSPERRQVAIEKAVLALLAPS, from the coding sequence ATGGCTCGCCTGCGCACCGTCTCCCCCGCCTCCCGTGGCTGGACCCGCCGAAGGGCCGGCAAGGGGTTCACCTACCTCGACGCCGACGGCGCCCGCCTGCCCGCCGCGGACGTCGAGCGCATCCGTGCCCTGGTCATCCCCCCGGCCTGGGAGAACGTCTGGATCTGCCCCGTCCCCAACGGCCACATCCAGGCCGTGGGCACCGACGCGGCCGGACGGCGCCAGTACCTCTACCACCCGGACTGGCGCCTCAAGCGCGACGCCGCGAAGTTCGACCGTGTCCTCGGCGCCGCCACGCGCCTGCCCGCTGCGCGCAAGCGCGTGCTCAAGGACCTCGCGCTGGAGGGTATGCCGCGTGGCCGGGCCGCCGCCGTGGCCGTCCGCCTGCTCGACCTGGGCTACTTCCGCATCGGCAGCGACGTCTACACCGAGGACAACGGGTCCTTCGGCCTGACGACCCTCGAGCGCCAGCACGTCACGCGCAAGGGCGACGTCATCGTCTTCTGCTTCGTCGGGAAGTCCGGCGTCGAGCACTGCATCGAGATCGACGACACCGCCGCCATGGAGGCGCTCGACCGGCTGCGCAAGCGCCGGCACGCGAGCAAGCGCCTGCTGGCCTACCAGGACGCGAAGAAGTGGGCCGACCTCGACGCCTCCATCGTCAACGCCTACCTCGCCGAGCTGCTCGGCGGCGAGATGACCGCCAAGGACTTCCGGACCTGGCACGCCACGGTGCTCGCCGCGGTGGCCCTGCGGGCGAGCGACGAGCCTGGCGACACCAAGGCGTCCCGCAAGCGCGCCATCAAGGCCGCGGTCGAGGAGGTCGCGAGCTACCTGGGCAACACCCCGACGATCGCCAAGAACTCCTACATCGACCCACGCGTCCTCGACAGCTACGAGTCCGGCACGGTGATCGCGGTCGACCCGAGCCGCTACCGGAGCCCCGAACGCCGCCAGGTCGCGATCGAGAAGGCCGTGCTCGCGCTGCTCGCGCCCAGCTGA
- a CDS encoding aminopeptidase P family protein has translation MSSEEQTKPENRARPTTDEFRAFVAEDWAPRTPGATALSEAARYAADRRAAVSAAYEGDRLVIPAGGLKVRSNDTDYVFRPHTAFVHLTGLGGDREPDAVLVMEPRDDGSHEAILYFRPLAGRDTDEFFADARYGEFWVGARPTIEDIETELGLTARHIDEFADAAVKDSGEVTVRVVRDADRDLTRQLDAARTTENTDADELTESDDELAHFLSHLRLTKDEWEVEEMRKAVEATHHGFDAVIADLPEALAKGRGERWVEGVFGLTARHEGNGTGYDSICAAGDHATTLHWIKNTGEIKDGDLILLDAGVEVDSLFTADITRTLPVNGTFSDAQREIYDAVYAAQEAGLAAVKPGNKFSDVHAAAIRVIAEHLHAWGLLPEGVDVEGTLDKEHGQYHRRWMVHGTSHHLGLDVHDCALATREEYMDAELRPGMILTVEPGLYFKADDLKAPERFRGIGVRIEDDVLVTADGHENLSAGMPRTSKDVEAWIAEVQSR, from the coding sequence GTGAGCAGCGAAGAGCAGACCAAGCCCGAGAACCGCGCCCGCCCGACGACCGACGAGTTCCGTGCGTTCGTCGCCGAGGACTGGGCGCCCCGCACCCCCGGCGCCACCGCGCTGAGCGAGGCCGCCCGGTATGCCGCGGACCGTCGCGCCGCCGTGAGCGCCGCCTACGAGGGCGACCGGCTCGTCATCCCCGCCGGTGGCCTCAAGGTGCGCAGCAACGACACCGACTACGTCTTCCGCCCGCACACCGCCTTCGTCCACCTGACCGGCCTCGGGGGCGACCGCGAGCCCGATGCCGTCCTGGTGATGGAGCCGCGCGACGACGGTTCGCACGAAGCGATCCTGTACTTCCGTCCGCTGGCCGGCCGCGACACCGACGAGTTCTTCGCCGACGCGCGGTACGGCGAGTTCTGGGTCGGCGCGCGTCCCACCATCGAGGACATCGAGACCGAGCTGGGCCTCACCGCCCGCCACATCGACGAGTTCGCCGACGCCGCGGTCAAGGACTCCGGCGAGGTGACCGTCCGCGTCGTGCGCGACGCCGACCGCGACCTCACCCGTCAGCTCGACGCCGCCCGCACGACGGAGAACACCGACGCCGACGAGCTGACCGAGAGCGACGACGAGCTGGCCCACTTCCTCTCGCACCTGCGCCTCACCAAGGACGAGTGGGAGGTCGAGGAGATGCGCAAGGCGGTCGAGGCGACCCACCACGGGTTCGACGCGGTGATCGCCGACCTGCCCGAGGCCCTGGCCAAGGGCCGCGGCGAGCGCTGGGTCGAGGGCGTCTTCGGCCTCACCGCGCGCCACGAGGGCAACGGCACGGGGTACGACTCGATCTGCGCCGCCGGCGACCACGCCACGACGCTGCACTGGATCAAGAACACCGGCGAGATCAAGGACGGCGACCTCATCCTGCTCGACGCCGGTGTCGAGGTGGACTCCCTCTTCACCGCCGACATCACCCGCACCCTGCCCGTCAACGGCACCTTCTCCGACGCGCAGCGCGAGATCTACGACGCCGTCTATGCCGCGCAGGAGGCCGGACTCGCGGCGGTCAAGCCCGGCAACAAGTTCTCCGACGTGCACGCCGCCGCGATCCGCGTGATCGCCGAGCACCTGCACGCCTGGGGGCTGCTGCCCGAGGGTGTCGACGTCGAGGGGACGCTCGACAAGGAGCACGGGCAGTACCACCGTCGCTGGATGGTGCACGGCACGAGCCACCACCTCGGCCTCGACGTGCACGACTGCGCCCTCGCGACCCGCGAGGAGTACATGGACGCCGAGCTCCGGCCCGGCATGATCCTCACGGTCGAGCCCGGCCTCTACTTCAAGGCGGACGACCTGAAGGCGCCGGAGCGGTTCCGCGGCATCGGCGTGCGCATCGAGGACGACGTCCTCGTGACGGCCGACGGCCACGAGAACCTCTCCGCAGGCATGCCGCGCACCTCCAAGGACGTCGAGGCGTGGATCGCCGAGGTCCAGTCCCGCTGA
- a CDS encoding PIG-L deacetylase family protein, which produces MSQPAGDRPALAEFGDDFSSVLCVVAHPDDIEYGTAAAVARWTAAGKTVTYFLLTRGEAGIDTMPPDQAAGVREQEERDGAAIVGVSEVDFGDHRDGVVEYGLVLRRDIARQIRRRKPDVVITGHYGDRFVQGMLNQADHRAVGLACVDAVADAGNRWIFPELVEEGFEPWNVKRLCFAGSPTATHYVDVTDHVEQSVASLEAHAAYNAALPEEFPKPADLIGMILGWGGQAAGVDKALTLDVVDRR; this is translated from the coding sequence ATGAGCCAGCCTGCCGGTGACCGACCCGCGCTCGCCGAGTTCGGCGACGACTTCTCCAGCGTCCTGTGCGTCGTCGCGCACCCGGACGACATCGAGTACGGCACCGCCGCTGCGGTCGCGAGGTGGACCGCAGCAGGCAAGACGGTGACCTACTTCCTGCTCACGCGCGGCGAGGCGGGGATCGACACGATGCCCCCGGACCAGGCGGCCGGGGTCCGCGAGCAGGAGGAACGCGACGGCGCCGCGATCGTCGGGGTGAGCGAGGTCGACTTCGGAGACCACCGTGACGGGGTGGTCGAGTACGGGCTCGTGCTGCGCCGCGACATCGCCCGTCAGATCCGGCGCCGCAAGCCGGACGTGGTCATCACCGGCCACTACGGCGATCGGTTCGTCCAGGGGATGCTCAACCAGGCCGACCACCGCGCCGTTGGCCTGGCCTGCGTCGACGCGGTGGCGGACGCGGGCAACAGGTGGATCTTCCCCGAGCTCGTCGAGGAGGGCTTCGAGCCGTGGAACGTCAAGCGGCTGTGCTTCGCCGGCTCTCCCACCGCCACGCACTACGTCGACGTCACCGACCACGTCGAGCAGTCGGTGGCCTCGCTGGAGGCGCACGCGGCCTACAACGCAGCGCTGCCCGAGGAGTTTCCCAAGCCTGCCGACCTCATCGGCATGATCCTCGGGTGGGGCGGTCAGGCCGCGGGCGTCGACAAGGCCCTGACGCTCGACGTGGTGGACCGCCGCTGA
- a CDS encoding general stress protein: MSTQPTALSRSRAVLALEYPMSLGRYDTYEKAQRAVDYLSDHEFPVQNVLIVGTDLKQLERVTGRLTRARAALGGLISGAWLGLFVGFIFALLDSQSGAGLSGILATVAFGALFGVVWSLIGYQITRGPRDFTSVMQVVATQYEVLVEHKFAVQARELLTQMDPMAAAQAQAQANLDAARQQQGHQPPTA, translated from the coding sequence ATGAGCACGCAGCCCACCGCCCTGAGTCGCTCCCGCGCCGTCCTCGCGCTGGAGTACCCGATGTCCCTGGGTCGGTACGACACCTACGAGAAGGCGCAGCGGGCGGTCGACTACCTGTCGGACCACGAGTTCCCGGTGCAGAACGTCCTCATCGTCGGCACCGACCTCAAGCAGCTCGAGAGGGTGACCGGTCGCCTGACGCGCGCCCGCGCCGCGCTCGGCGGGCTGATCTCCGGAGCCTGGCTCGGTCTGTTCGTCGGCTTCATCTTCGCCCTGCTCGACAGCCAGAGCGGCGCAGGCCTCTCCGGCATCCTCGCCACCGTGGCCTTCGGTGCGCTCTTCGGCGTCGTCTGGAGCCTCATCGGCTACCAGATCACCCGCGGCCCGCGGGACTTCACCTCGGTGATGCAGGTGGTGGCCACGCAGTACGAGGTCCTCGTCGAGCACAAGTTCGCCGTCCAGGCGCGCGAGCTCCTCACCCAGATGGACCCGATGGCCGCCGCCCAGGCGCAGGCGCAGGCCAACCTGGACGCCGCCCGCCAGCAGCAGGGCCACCAGCCCCCCACCGCCTGA